TCTTGTAATACTTGAAAAATTGGTGTCATAACACCATTTACAATAGAATCTCCATGGATTCCAAAGAACCATAGTAATTGTCCAAACATTTTAACGAATACGACGCCGATTAATGATCCACCCATCGCCTTTAATGGAGTACCTAAAATTTGATTGAATAAAGATAAAGCACTTAAATTTACAAAAGCATCTAAAATCAATCTAACAATCCAGAATAATGTGATTACAACAAAAGATGGAATTAAAGACTCAAATGGCGATGAAACAGCAGGCGGATCTGAAGCTGGCATTTTTATCTTGATTCCTTTACGATCGATTGTACGGTAGATTATTGCAACGACTATTGATACTAAAATAGCTAGAAAAATAGACTGAGCTCCGATAGTTGTAACATCAAGAAAACTTCCAGCTTTAGTTGTTTTATAAGGTGTTAAAACCATAAAACTAACAACAGAGGTTAGCATTACTTGCATGCCGTTAATTTTCATTTTATCGGCTAAAGTCCTAGATACTGCTAATAGAACAAGCAGACCTCCAATAGTTAGACTAGCATCGTTCACAATGGCTAACTTTGCTGACCATTGACTGACGTTCAAGCCAAATAATGAAGCCATCCACTTATTTACACTAGGAACCGGAAAATTACCAATAATTAAGAAAACAGAAGTTATTACTGTAAATGGCATATATGCCAACATGCCATCCTTAATTGCATTAATGTATATATTCTTATTAAAAGTCATTGATAATTTTCCTAATGACTCTTGAAATTTACTAATAAAATTGCTCAAAAATATGCACCCCCTTTGCATTTGTTATTATCTTAACGATGCTATAATATCAATATAGTAACCGATTACACAATGCCACAACGTGTCCAAAAAAGTATCTTATTTTGATATTAAGGAGAACAGTATGAATTTTAAAGAACTTGATAATTATTTAAAAGGCGTTACATCATATAATTACGAGTCAAACGATAATATACTTAACCATTTTCAGAATAAATATCAATCAATAAATTATCATGGAAAGCCACTTTATATTTTTAACAATCAACGACAATTCAATAACAAAAATCATTTGATTCAGCTACATAAAAGAAATATGGGAAAGGTACCTTATCACACCTATCATTTCATCGTCTTAACTTACATATATTGTGGTTCCTTAACAATGCTAGTGGAAGGGAAGAAAATTTACCTTAAACAAGGGGACCTAATCATTTTAGATAAGCAGGTTCCGCACTGTGTTCTTCCTTCGTCTAAAATGGATCTAGGTATTAATATTATCCTTAGCAATAAATTTTTCGATAATACAATCATAAAACCAGAAAAGAATAATTCTCTTCCCACATTCATTATCGAATTAATGGGCCATCAATATGAACATAATCATTTTCTGATTTTTTCTACAAATTTATTACCAATAATTAGAAACTCTATCCAAAACATACTCTGTGAATACTTTGATAATAATGAATTTTCAAGCCAAATAATTGATAATTTGATTATTATTATCTTTATGTCTCTAGTTCGTCTTAAGCCCATTGAAGATAGTTTCACATCTGCTAATCCAAAAGTTGAAAAATTAATGTCTGAAATCTTAAAATATGCTCATGAAGAATATAAAGAAGGAAAACTAAATAAATTATGTGAAAAGATAAATTATAGTCCCTCACATGTAAGTCGAATGATCCACACTAATACTGGAAAAACTTTTAAATCTATCATTAACTATCAACGCATCGAACATGCCAAAGTTCTATTACAAGACAAAAAAACTCCAATCAGTGAGGTTGCCACTAGAGTTGGAGTTAATAATTTAACTAATTTTTACAAAAGATTTGAGAAAGAAACAGGTATGACTCCTAAAAAGTACCGCGATAATTTGAAGAATTGAAGTGAAGAGAGTTATTACCCTATTACACATTAATGAATATAATTTATTTCTTTTAACTCATTAATGTCAATGCAAACAAAGCCGTATGTTTTTTTATTGAGCAAGTTTTCAGCTCAATAAAAAACAGTCAGATCAAGCGTGATCTGACTGCTGGCTTAAACCATCATCAATTCACTTTGATGAATATCACTGATTAATAATCTTCAATATGTTCTTTCGAAAGGAATCTATCTTCCGTTCGAGATTAAAATCCTCGACTTCCTCAAGGTTAATATTTTGAAAAGGATTATTTATGACCTGAATGATTCTTTTATCATGAGAATTCATAATTGCAATTCTATTCCCGCAACGTATCGCCTCGTTCAAATCATGTGTAATCATAAAAATGCTTGTTTCTTCTTTATGCCAAATATCTAAAATAAGCCGTTGCATCTTTGTTCTGGTAAAAGTATCTAATGCTCCAAATGGTTCATCCATTAATAACAGTGGTGATTTATTGGCTAAAACACGTGCGATGGCAACTCGTTGTTTCATCCCTCCAGAGAGCTCAAATGTTTTAGTATTAGATTGATCACTTAATCCAATTAAATCTAATAAATACGAGACCCTACGATCAATCTCATCTTGTGAAAACTTTCTTGCTTTAAGGCCAAAACCAACATTATCTTTCACTTTAAACCAAGGATAAAGTGAAGAATCCTGAAAGACCACCCCACGTTGCCAATCAGGGCCAACAATCCTGTGCCCATTCATTTCTAATGTACCGTCTATCGGTATGAAACCGGCGAGAGCTTTCAATATAGTGCTCTTGCCACATCCTGAAGGTCCAACCAATACAAATATTTCATTCTTATTGATCATAAAGTTGGCGTTATTTATTACCGTATCATTAGATTGAGGATATTTGATGGTTAAATTTTTTGCTTTAATCAATTCCATCTATATCTCCTCCCAGATAAACAAATCTCTCGAATTGTTTCAACGTTGGTGTATAGCTAATCGTTTGCTGACTATGCATAAATTTACTAGCTTTTTGCATCTCAATAATAAATTTACCTAGATTACCTTTCCTTCCTAAATAATTTGAAGAATATTCCTCCTTTAATGAGGGCCATTTAGTTCCTCTCATTTGTTTATCCGCATCTTTTTCACTGATACCCGTTTGACTTGCAGCCGCTTTAACAGCAACTGAGTAGTTATTTTTGCGTAAATGGTGTGCTTTTGTCAACACGGATACAAACTTCTTTACATCTTTAGGATGATGATTTAAAAATGAATTACTAACCAGAGTAATATTCCCAGTAGAATATCCATTTCGAGATAAATCAGAACTATCTAATAATACCTTTCCATCAATTTGTAATTGGGATAAAGTTGGTTGCCATGTATATGCTGCATCAATATTTCCACGTTTCCAAGCAGCCACAATATTTTGTGTATCCATATCCAGCAACTTTACCTTATGCTCTAAACCAAATTTTTTTAAAGTAATCATTAAACTATAATGTGACGTGGATGCAAATGGCGTTGCTATTTTTCTACCTCTTAAATCCGCAATTGATTGAATTCCTAACCCCTTTTTTACTATCAAACATTCATTTGCCCCACACATCTCATTAATCCAAAGTAGCTTAGCAGGGATGCCTGCAGTTAACGCAACGATTCCATTAGTATCACCCATAGTAGCAAAATCGACTCCACCAGACATTAAGGCTTTATTAGCATCAACTCCAGAATCAAATGTAATAAAAGTTATTTTCCTATTTGGAAATTTTTCTTTAAAATAATTTTTATTCCTAGCCACAGCCACATCATTGGGTGTGTTAAGAATCCCTATTTTAATTTCGCTAGATTTGGCTTCACCTTTGGAGGAGCATCCACTTAGGCTAATTAATATAAAGAATATCAGAATCACTAAGGTATACTTTTTGAATTTCCCCATTATTCCTTACCCTTCCAAAAAATCAATTTTCCTTCAAGTAATTGTAAAATCCAATCTAGGAATAAGCCTAGGCCACCAAGTATAAAGATTCCTAAAAACATAACGCTACTCTTTAAATATTTCGATGCATCAATTACCATCCAGCCAATTCCTGAAGTTGAAGCTACCATTTCTGCGGCAACAAGTGTAGAAAAGGAAACTCCCATTGCAGTCCTGATACCTGTAAAAATATCAGGTAATGTTCCTGGGAAAATAATCCATTTGAAAACTGACCATTTTCTTGCTCCCAATGACTTAGCACTTAGAATATAATCTCTGTTCAAATGATGGACCCCTTCTACACAGGCTATATAAATAGGAGCAAAAGCCGCCAAATAAAGTAAAATAATTTTTGAGCTTTCACCTATTCCCAACCAAAGGATAAGGATCGTATAGTAAGCCAGTGGTGGAATTGGACGATAAAATTGAATTACCGAATCGATCACTGCATGGACCCATTCAAACATCCCAGAGGCTAATCCAAGTGGTACTGCAGTTATTATTGCTAATATTAATGCTGAGAAAAGCCTGAAAAGGGTAATTCCTAAATGTTCCCAAAAGGGAATATTATTATATCCATGAATCAGAATATTCGTAAAAGTAAGCCAAACATCCTGTGGTGATGGAAAAAGAATTGGTGATATTAATTTAAGATTAGTTACTATGAACCAGATTACTAATAAAATTATCCAGACACAAATTGTTGTTAATCTAGCTTTTCTTCTCATATCACCACTCCTCTAATATCTATTACAGCAAATCAAAACGATAATTTGTCACGATTGGTTTACGATCCGTTGTTTGATCTTTGAAGTATTCATATTCACATAATTCCAAATATGATCCAGAGATATTAATGACATTCTTGTATCCTCTGTTATTTAAAGCTCTGACCATATTATAGCTACGTTGCCCCGATAAACAGTGAACATATACAGGACAATCGTTTGGGATTTCATCTAACCTTTGACGAAATTGGCTTAAGGGAATATTAACAGCTGTAGTGATATGTCCTTCTTCATACTCAAATGGTTCACGTGCATCAATAATGAAAGCATTCTTCTCTACTAATTTACGTATTTCGCTGACTTGTACTTGTTTAAATTCACCATTAAGAATGTTCTCTGCTACTAAGGCAGCCATATCTACCGCATTTTTAGCTGTACTAAACCATGGAGAATAGCAAACCTCTAAATGTGTTAAATCAGAAATATGTCCATGCATTGAAATCATAGTAGAGACAATATCAATCTGTTTATCGACGTCTGATTTACCTAATGCTTGAGCACCAAGTACCTCTCCATTTGGATAGCCAAAAATCAATTTTAAATACAATGGTGTGGCATCCGGCATTATTCCAACACGACTCTTGGGAATTACTGTGGCTGTTCGATAGTCAATTCCATCTTTTTGACATTCACTTTCCGTTAGACCTGTTGAAGCAATATTAATATCAAATACATGAATTGCTTGAGAGCCAATCACCCCTCTATTTTCAATTGTTCTTCCATATATATGGTCAATTGCATCTCTGGCCTCCATTTGAGCTGGGAAAGCTAATGCCAAACGTGTTTTTTTACGCGTAATCATATGACTAACTTCAATGGCATCACCGACCGCATAAATATTAGGAATAGAGGTTTGATAATGTTGATCAACTGCAATTCCACCAGTTAATCCCAATTTACAGCCAATTTTACTTGCTAAAGCGACATCTGGCTTAACCCCAATGGCCATGATTACTACTTGAGCTTTGATTTTATTTCCAGATCCCAATTTGATATGATCATCTGTAATTTCTGCTAACCCATCATTTAAAATTACATTCACCCCATGATCATAAAGTTCTTTATGAATCAGTTCAGCAAAATCATCATCAATAGTTCCCATAACATGTTCAGAGGCTTCAACTAATGAAACATGTTTATCGGTTTGGGCTAAATTCTCACATACTTCTAGTCCAATAAAACCACCACCAACTATTGCTACATCAGTTACCTTATTTACTTCCAAGTAGGTATGAATTTTCTTTATATCAACAACATTTCTAACTGAAAAAACATTATCGTGATCTATCCCTTTAATACAACCTGGCATAATTGGGTTTGCTCCTGGAGATAAAATCAGTTCATCGTATGGTACACATTTTAATTCCCCAGTTTGTGTATTTTTAACTTCAACCTCTTTTTTACTAACATTAGCATTAATCACTTCGGAATTAATTTCAGCATCAATATTATATTGATTTTTAAATTGATCGGGTGTCATTAAAACAATACTATCAGCATCTGGGATTAAACCGCTTAAATGATAAGGCAATGAGCAATTAGAGAAGGAAACATTTGGTCCCTTTTCAAACATGGTAATGTCAGCAAATTCATCTAAGCGACGTGCCCTAGCTGCAGCTGAAGCACCCCCAGCGACTCCTCCTACAACGACAATTTTTTTATTATTCATTATTAAATCCTCCTAATATCCATAAATTGTTTTAGATAACTTATTACCAATAATTCCACCCAATACTAAAGCAGCTAAGAAAATCCAGCCTGATACTGAAAATTGTGCAATTGGTGTATAAAGTGCTCCTACGTTACACCCATTAGATAATCTTGTACCAAATCCCATGGTAAAACCACCAAGTGCAAATAATGAAGCGTTTTTCATGTTTAAGGTTGAAACTGAGTGCATTGTTTCTTTAAAAAGTCCAGCAGTGAATATAAAAATAATTGCACCTAGAAAAATCCCCAAGTCTTGAACGGTAACGCCATTAGCTAACAATGGACCTGAATATACTTCTGCTGGTTGATGTGTAAAGTTTGCTAGTGATGTAGCAGAAACTCCAAATGAATTGAGAACTTTCCCAAACCAGAAACCATATGGTGTTGAAGCTCCCCAGCCAGATTTAGTTAATCCCATCATCAGGATAAAAACAATAGTCATACCTACAGCGCCCTGCTTTAATGTCCACGGCTTTTTGAATAGGATATTGTATGTAGGCTTACTGCTCATCGTAAAGTTGGCAATATCTTCATCTTTTGGGTTATCTTGAACACGTTCCGATGGGACTCCTACATAAGTCGATTTTTGGCGTCTTTTCTTTTCATAACTATAAGATAGATAGATAACTAAACCAACTAAAAATGCTGTTAAAATGACTGATCCAAAGTATCCGTCTAAACCATCCCATTTAAATAGGTCTGGCATATAAACACCTTGTGAGAATTTAGCACCTGTTTTAGAAGTCAAAACTGATCCCTTTATCCAAGATTGTGTTGCTTGAAGAGGAAAGCCTATGAAGACTCCAAAGCAAAAGAAAATCAATGTTACGCCGGCTCTTGGTAGATCGGTTGCTAAATCCGTCATGACACCCGTTGCACAGCAAGATGAAAATGCCATTCCAAAGCCAAAAAATAGTCCACCTAAAATCAAACCAATATTAATTGGATTAATTGATAAATCATATGCCGTCAAATTTTTAGCAAACATTAAAAATGTGACATTGGCAATTGCTGTTATTAAAAACATGAACATCATAGTACGCATTAGTTTAGTAGATCCAGTCTTATAGGCACGATTCACACTACCCGCAAACCCTGTATAAGATCTGGATAAAATATAGCCTAGTGCCAACCCCATCAGTAGTCTCAGATAATGTATATTCGAAGGTAAAACAAATGGTGCACCAATAATTAGAACGAGAAATAATATGAAACCAACGGTTTTATCCCAATTTTTAATAGGATTGATAGGTTCTAAACTTCCATCTAAATTTTCCATTATAACTAACCCCCTAACTGTTCTTATAGGGTAAATGTAGCATAAAGTTTATTTATATGTTAATCTCATCGAGATAATTTGACTCTTATACATTTGTGAAATATTTATTATATTAAGAACACATGTTTAGTATTGTTGCTATATTAATGTTTAATTAAGCAATCTACTTATGTAATTATTTCACAATATTTCAGTGTTATTATATTTATGTATTCATTAATAAAAATATTTTATATTGAGGAGGAATCTCAATGTTTAGAGCTATTACAACATTTCAAAAAGTTTATGAAACTCGTAGTATTACACGTGCAGCCAGAGAATTATATGTTACTCAACCCACCGTTTCAATTCAAATTAAAAAATTAGAAGAGGAATTAAATGTACAATTATTCAAACGCAACGGTAATAAACAATTGGTACCTACTGAAAATGCAAACAGATTTTATCGTGATTCTCAATTAGTTCTAAATAACTGGGAAAACTCTCTCAATCACCTCGTTAAAAAACATAAAAGTAATCGAATCAAATGTGTGATTGGTGCATCGCCAACTACCGCTAATCATGTTTTACCTCCTCTAATGCAAAGCTTAGAAAGATATTTTGACCGTTTTGATTTTGAATTAATAACTGGGGACTCTGAAAGAATATTGGAAGAAATAATTAAACATGAAATAGATTTTGGAATCGTAGAAAAGCCTATTGTGACTCACGGAATGGAGCAGATTTCTTTTGCCTCTGATGAATTAGTATTAGCTGGTAACTTGGATAGCCCCGAATGGATTATCGGCAAGCCCGGTTCTACTCAAAGAGAGTACTCTGATAAATATTTCAAAGAACATCATTTGCGCCCAACCAAAATAATTAAAGTAAATGACAATGATCTTATTGTTAAACTCATTTCCAGAAAAATTGGTAAGGCAATTGTTTCTAAGCGTTCAATTATAAATACATTATTACCTTATCAACAATTATCAAATGATTTCTGTAATCAATTCTATTTAATTAATCCCAAACTTCCTAATTCAAATGAAACACAGAAGTTAATTGCTTTGGTAAAAACACTGTTACCACAGTTAAGATTCTAAAAAAGGATGCATACTGAAAATTAATTACTATCAGCAAGCATCCTTTTTGTGACTTCAAATTTAATATTCAACATCTAAACTCAAATCTTGTCCGTTCGTTGCGATTACTCGTTTATACCAGTTGAAAGACTTCTTCTTACTACGCTTTAAGGTACCGTCTCCATGATTGCCACGATCAACATAAATAAATCCATAGCGCTTCTTCATTTCTCCGGAGCCTGCGCTTATTAAATCTATACATCCCCAAGATGTATAACCTAATAATTCAACACCATCATATTCGACTGCGTCTTCCATTGCCTTAATGTGGCTTGCTAAATATTTAATGCGATAATCATCGTAAATTTTACCATCTTTATCAGGTTTATCAGTAGCTCCCAAACCGTTCTCCACGATAAACAATGGTTTATGGTATCTATCATATAGATCAATCATTGTTATTCTTAATCCAAGTGGATCTATTTGCCATCCCCATTCAGATTTTTCCTTTAAGTATGGGTTTTTAACTGAATCAAAAATATTTCCTGTCGTCATTTGTGCAACCTTTTCATTTGCGGTAGCAACTCTTGACATATAGTAAGAAAATGATACAAAATCCACAGTATTATCTGCGAGCAATTTTAAATCGCCCTCATGCATATTTACATCTAATTTTTCCCGCTTGAACATATCTAACACATATTTAGGATATTGTCCTCCAGCCTGAATATCAGAGAAGAAATAATCTTCTCTATTACTTGTTGTGGCTGCATAAACATCCTTTGGATCACAACTATAA
This sequence is a window from Companilactobacillus alimentarius DSM 20249. Protein-coding genes within it:
- a CDS encoding PTS sugar transporter subunit IIC; its protein translation is MSNFISKFQESLGKLSMTFNKNIYINAIKDGMLAYMPFTVITSVFLIIGNFPVPSVNKWMASLFGLNVSQWSAKLAIVNDASLTIGGLLVLLAVSRTLADKMKINGMQVMLTSVVSFMVLTPYKTTKAGSFLDVTTIGAQSIFLAILVSIVVAIIYRTIDRKGIKIKMPASDPPAVSSPFESLIPSFVVITLFWIVRLILDAFVNLSALSLFNQILGTPLKAMGGSLIGVVFVKMFGQLLWFFGIHGDSIVNGVMTPIFQVLQDENKTASLAGHVVPNIISQSFWDGFASIGVIGSIFAIILIAHSRRYREMKKIAGIPYIFNIGEPTLFGIPLMLNVTYFIPLMLSNVVSIIISYGAFALHLVPLPTGLVQVPWTTPIVISGYLVTGSISGAILQLVCFIAVILVWLPFVKIEDRAILKEEEQGKAEANNDK
- a CDS encoding AraC family transcriptional regulator, with the protein product MNFKELDNYLKGVTSYNYESNDNILNHFQNKYQSINYHGKPLYIFNNQRQFNNKNHLIQLHKRNMGKVPYHTYHFIVLTYIYCGSLTMLVEGKKIYLKQGDLIILDKQVPHCVLPSSKMDLGINIILSNKFFDNTIIKPEKNNSLPTFIIELMGHQYEHNHFLIFSTNLLPIIRNSIQNILCEYFDNNEFSSQIIDNLIIIIFMSLVRLKPIEDSFTSANPKVEKLMSEILKYAHEEYKEGKLNKLCEKINYSPSHVSRMIHTNTGKTFKSIINYQRIEHAKVLLQDKKTPISEVATRVGVNNLTNFYKRFEKETGMTPKKYRDNLKN
- a CDS encoding ABC transporter ATP-binding protein; the encoded protein is MELIKAKNLTIKYPQSNDTVINNANFMINKNEIFVLVGPSGCGKSTILKALAGFIPIDGTLEMNGHRIVGPDWQRGVVFQDSSLYPWFKVKDNVGFGLKARKFSQDEIDRRVSYLLDLIGLSDQSNTKTFELSGGMKQRVAIARVLANKSPLLLMDEPFGALDTFTRTKMQRLILDIWHKEETSIFMITHDLNEAIRCGNRIAIMNSHDKRIIQVINNPFQNINLEEVEDFNLERKIDSFRKNILKIINQ
- a CDS encoding ABC transporter substrate-binding protein encodes the protein MGKFKKYTLVILIFFILISLSGCSSKGEAKSSEIKIGILNTPNDVAVARNKNYFKEKFPNRKITFITFDSGVDANKALMSGGVDFATMGDTNGIVALTAGIPAKLLWINEMCGANECLIVKKGLGIQSIADLRGRKIATPFASTSHYSLMITLKKFGLEHKVKLLDMDTQNIVAAWKRGNIDAAYTWQPTLSQLQIDGKVLLDSSDLSRNGYSTGNITLVSNSFLNHHPKDVKKFVSVLTKAHHLRKNNYSVAVKAAASQTGISEKDADKQMRGTKWPSLKEEYSSNYLGRKGNLGKFIIEMQKASKFMHSQQTISYTPTLKQFERFVYLGGDIDGID
- a CDS encoding ABC transporter permease, producing the protein MRRKARLTTICVWIILLVIWFIVTNLKLISPILFPSPQDVWLTFTNILIHGYNNIPFWEHLGITLFRLFSALILAIITAVPLGLASGMFEWVHAVIDSVIQFYRPIPPLAYYTILILWLGIGESSKIILLYLAAFAPIYIACVEGVHHLNRDYILSAKSLGARKWSVFKWIIFPGTLPDIFTGIRTAMGVSFSTLVAAEMVASTSGIGWMVIDASKYLKSSVMFLGIFILGGLGLFLDWILQLLEGKLIFWKGKE
- a CDS encoding FAD-dependent oxidoreductase, whose protein sequence is MNNKKIVVVGGVAGGASAAARARRLDEFADITMFEKGPNVSFSNCSLPYHLSGLIPDADSIVLMTPDQFKNQYNIDAEINSEVINANVSKKEVEVKNTQTGELKCVPYDELILSPGANPIMPGCIKGIDHDNVFSVRNVVDIKKIHTYLEVNKVTDVAIVGGGFIGLEVCENLAQTDKHVSLVEASEHVMGTIDDDFAELIHKELYDHGVNVILNDGLAEITDDHIKLGSGNKIKAQVVIMAIGVKPDVALASKIGCKLGLTGGIAVDQHYQTSIPNIYAVGDAIEVSHMITRKKTRLALAFPAQMEARDAIDHIYGRTIENRGVIGSQAIHVFDINIASTGLTESECQKDGIDYRTATVIPKSRVGIMPDATPLYLKLIFGYPNGEVLGAQALGKSDVDKQIDIVSTMISMHGHISDLTHLEVCYSPWFSTAKNAVDMAALVAENILNGEFKQVQVSEIRKLVEKNAFIIDAREPFEYEEGHITTAVNIPLSQFRQRLDEIPNDCPVYVHCLSGQRSYNMVRALNNRGYKNVINISGSYLELCEYEYFKDQTTDRKPIVTNYRFDLL
- a CDS encoding YeeE/YedE family protein produces the protein MENLDGSLEPINPIKNWDKTVGFILFLVLIIGAPFVLPSNIHYLRLLMGLALGYILSRSYTGFAGSVNRAYKTGSTKLMRTMMFMFLITAIANVTFLMFAKNLTAYDLSINPINIGLILGGLFFGFGMAFSSCCATGVMTDLATDLPRAGVTLIFFCFGVFIGFPLQATQSWIKGSVLTSKTGAKFSQGVYMPDLFKWDGLDGYFGSVILTAFLVGLVIYLSYSYEKKRRQKSTYVGVPSERVQDNPKDEDIANFTMSSKPTYNILFKKPWTLKQGAVGMTIVFILMMGLTKSGWGASTPYGFWFGKVLNSFGVSATSLANFTHQPAEVYSGPLLANGVTVQDLGIFLGAIIFIFTAGLFKETMHSVSTLNMKNASLFALGGFTMGFGTRLSNGCNVGALYTPIAQFSVSGWIFLAALVLGGIIGNKLSKTIYGY
- a CDS encoding LysR family transcriptional regulator codes for the protein MFRAITTFQKVYETRSITRAARELYVTQPTVSIQIKKLEEELNVQLFKRNGNKQLVPTENANRFYRDSQLVLNNWENSLNHLVKKHKSNRIKCVIGASPTTANHVLPPLMQSLERYFDRFDFELITGDSERILEEIIKHEIDFGIVEKPIVTHGMEQISFASDELVLAGNLDSPEWIIGKPGSTQREYSDKYFKEHHLRPTKIIKVNDNDLIVKLISRKIGKAIVSKRSIINTLLPYQQLSNDFCNQFYLINPKLPNSNETQKLIALVKTLLPQLRF